Part of the Bacteroidota bacterium genome, ATGGCAGCCAATACATCAGTCAACGCCTGTTGCTGTGGCTCGATGTAAGTGATGCGCTTCATGCCCACATCACCGTCTAGCGTCAGCCGGGCATTGTAGCGCCGGCCCAGTGCTGCGGCTACATCGGTGAGGTATTCGTTTTCGAAGGTGTGGCCGCCCGTGCGCCAGGCAAGTTTTGTTGCGATAGGCATTTGTAGCGTGCGTTTGGGCAGCGTCGTGTCAGCGGTGAGTACAATGGACTCATCCGGCTCCAGGTAATGTAGCGTTGCCGGCGCGGTTTTATTCGCTACAGTAACGCTGCCTTCTTCCAGTATAACGGCCGTGTATACATCCGCCTGTTCGGGCCACGCCCGCACATTGAACCGGGTGCCCAGTACCCGAACTTCAGAATTGAAGGTTTCTACGACAAACGCTTTATCTCCTTTGGCTACATCGAAAAAGGCTTCTCCAGTAAGGGTGACGTGCCGTGCATTGCGGCCCCAGAATGGTTTGTAGGCAAGTGTAGAACCACCACTGAGTAAGACAGACGATCCATCAGGCAGCATTTTACTTATAGATTGCCCCAAGGGAGCTGTATAGGTCTTGGGTTGAAACCACAAGGCTGTGCTGATGCCAACCAGCAGGAGGAATACAGCTGCTACCCGGAGTATCGT contains:
- a CDS encoding FecR domain-containing protein — translated: MKTNKQLALLLRSFDDDLSEKEQKLLRMLLASSDEAVDTQQDLTALRDAIRAAKPEGQFNPGFADRVVAATQAEKTKPARMARIYTLNSSTILRVAAVFLLLVGISTALWFQPKTYTAPLGQSISKMLPDGSSVLLSGGSTLAYKPFWGRNARHVTLTGEAFFDVAKGDKAFVVETFNSEVRVLGTRFNVRAWPEQADVYTAVILEEGSVTVANKTAPATLHYLEPDESIVLTADTTLPKRTLQMPIATKLAWRTGGHTFENEYLTDVAAALGRRYNARLTLDGDVGMKRITYIEPQQQALTDVLAA